The DNA window ATGCTGAAATCGGCGAACCGTCAGAGGCTCATGTGGCCATTTTCCAGAAGGCGGTTGAGACGGCTTCGGCTTGGCCCGAAGCAGTTCTTATTGATGGCCGTACCAGCCTTCGAGAATTCGAGCTTTCCTGTCAACGGGAATCGGTAGATCTCCTGCGGGAGAGAGGGCTTCCTGGCCTCCGAAATGCCCTCGGAGCCATGGAGTTGAGTTATCGCGGGTTGGCGAAAGGCGTGGCCTAGGAACGCGTATTTTCCCTATGGAGCATAGCCGTAGGGGCCCCACCGGATGCACCCCCAGTGGGGCCCCTGGGGTGTCTGACGGCACTAGTTGACGGCAACGTCAGCGGACGGGTGCTGCACAAACTGATGAGTCGTCGCCGCCGCCGGGCTCGGTGGTCGGCTCCGCGAGGTCGCGTGGGGCGTGGCCGAGCAGGTCGATAGCCTGGCGCTGGAGCCGTAGGCGGACGTGGGCGTACACCGTCGCGGTAACGCCGATGTGGGCGTGACCCAACAGCTCCTTGATGACGACGAGTTCGACGCCCTGTTCCAGGAGCAGGGTCGCAGTCGAGTGCCTCAGATCGTGGAACCGGATCGCCCGCAGGCGGGGGGCGGAGTAGCGCGTTGAAGTGGCGTGTGAGGGTGGCGGGTTCGATGGGGTGGCCGTCCGGGCGGGTGAAGACGAGGTCGTTGTCCACCCACTCTGCGTCGGCCTGCTGCTTCTCGCGGGCCTACCGGTCACGGTGGGGTGCGGGTGGAGCGAGGCGACGCACGCGGGCCGGGAGAGCAATGCGGCGTTCCGAGCTGATGGTCTTGGTCGGCAGGGTACTGGTTGACGCAGGCGGTGTAGCGGGTGTGGGTGGTCTCGCGGAGCGTGGCACTGAGATCACGCGCGCAGCCGACAGCAAGAGACAGCTGGTCTACGCCTCTGGCGGCAGCGGCGACGGCAACAGCCACGGGCTTCAGCGCACATCCACGTACGCCGACGGATCGTCAAACCTCCATTGACCTGCGAAAAGGCAGGTGGCGAGGGGCTGCTTAGCGCGCGCACTATGTGCAAGCGGGTGGCTGCGGGTCAGTGGCGGCCGGAGATGAGGTCGGCGATGCGGGCGAGGGGGGAGGTGGTGGGGCGGCCGGTGGATTCCTGGCGGTCGGCGGCGTGGTAGGCGGCGTAGAGGCTGTGGACGCCCAGCCAGCGCAGCGGCTCGACCTCCCAGCGGCGGACCGTGTGGCCGACCCAGGGGAGCCGGGTGAGTGCGGTCTCCCGGCCCAGGACCAGGTCGCGCAGGGTGCGCCCGGCCAGGTTGGTGGTGGTGACCCCGCTGCCGACGTAGCCGCCGGCCCAGCCGAGCCCCGACGCCCGGTCCAGCTCGACCGTGGAGCACCAGTCGCGCGGTACGCCCAGCACGCCCGCCCATGCCTGCTCGATCCGCGCGTCCGCCGCGCCGGGGAAGAACCGCACCAGGATGTCCCGCAGTTGACGGACCGTCCGCTGCTGGGTGCCGCCGTCCGCGTCGGTGCCCGAGCCGAACCGGTACGGCACGCCGCGCCCGCCCAGCGCGATCCGGTCGTCGGCGGTGCGCTGCGCGTACATATAGGCGTGCGCGAAGTCGCCCAGCATCTCCCGGCCCACCCAGCCGGTCTCCGCCCAGAAGGCGTCCGGCAGCGGCTCGGTGACCACCATCGCCGAGTTCATCGGCAGCCAGGTGCGCTTCTCGCCGCGCAGCTGCGCGGTGAACCCCTCGGTGGCCCGCAGTACGAAGTCCGCCGACACCTCCCCGTACGGGGTGGCTGCCACAGCGCGCGCGGTGGCCGACGCCGGGCGGATCGCGGTCACCGGGGTCGCCTCGTGGATGCGTACGCCCAGCGCCTCCACCGCCCGCGCCAGGCCCTGCACCAGCTTGGCGGGCTGGATACCGGCGCCGTGCGGGCTCCAGGTGGCGCCGAGCGTCCCGGCCACCCGTATCCGGTCTGCGGTCTCCGCCGCCGTCAGCAGGGTCCGGTCGGTCTCGCCGAAGGCGTGCTCCTCCTCGACGAAGGCTCCCAGCCGGGCCAGTTGCGCGGGTGTCCGGGCGACCTCCAGCACGCCGCCCTCGGCCACGTCCGCGTCGATCCCCTCCGCCGCCGCGACCCGCAGCACTTCCTGTACCGCGCCGTTCATCGCCCGCTGCATGGCCTGGGCGGCCTCCCGCCCGTACCGCCGCGCGAAGGCGCCGCGCCCGGCGAAGCCGTTGTAGAGCCACCCGCCGTTGCGGCCGGAGGCGCCGTAGCCGCAGAAGCGGCGCTCCAGCACCACCACCCGCAGCCCCGGGTCGGCCTTCTTGAGGTAGTACGCCGTCCAGAGCCCGGTGAAGCCGCCGCCGACGATGCAGACATCGGCCTCGGTCGGGCCGGGCAGTGCCGGGCGGGGTTCCGGCAGCCCGATCGAGGAGTACCAGAAGGAGACCCCGCCGTTGCGGAGCGCGTCGGGACCGGAGGGAACCACGGGTGACCTGCCTTGTTGCTTGTGCCGTGTCCGGAGGCTATGTCCGGCAGGCCGCCCCGGCAACGGACAGGGTGGCAGGTACCGGGCCCGCCGCCCTGCACATCGTCGGACCGGCCGGACCTCGCTCACCCGTACGAACCCGCACCGATGGCCGGGCCCCGGCGCGGGTAGTGGACTGGGCAGAGGACGAGACCGGGGAGCGATATGCGATGGGGAACCGTGGCGGCCGTTGCGGCCGCCACCGCGGTGGGCGCCGGAGCGGTCGCGGTGCTCGTGGGACGTGCGGTGTCCGACCGGGCGGTGCGGCCGCGGATGCAGGCGGCGGCGGCCGGGGGGCTGCGGGTGCACTCCACGGCGGCGGGCCGGGTCGCGCTGACCCGGGCGCCGCAGACCTCCCGGCGCGGCACGTACGCCCTGGAGTGGCCGGGCGGCCACGCGGTGGTCGGCGAGGTGCTGGAGACCGACGCCCAGACCGTCGTCCGCCGCCTGGAGCGGGTCGACGGCACACCGCCGACCCCGGGCGCCAGGGTCTCCCTGACCCCCCGGGTGCTGGTCGGCGACCCGGGCAGCGCGCTCGGCCTGGACTTCGACCAGACCTGGGTGCGCGGCGAACTGGGCCCGATGCCCGCCTGGTACGTGCCCGGCATCCGCGACCTCTGGGTGGTCGCCGTGCACGGCCCGGGCGCCGACCGCAGCCAGGTGCTGCCGATCCTGCCGCTGCTGTACTCCTTCCGGCTGCCGGTGCTGGCCATCACCTACCGCAACGACGAGGGCGCCCCGCGCTCCCCGGACGGCCTGGGGCACTTCGGCGAGACCGAGTGGCGCGACGTCGAGGCCGCCGTCCGCCTGGCGTTGCAGGACGGCGCCCGGCACGTCCTGCTGTACGGCTGGTCGCTGGGCGCCACCATGGCCCTCCAGACGGCCGCCCACTCCTCCTGGCGTGACGCGGTGGGCGGGCTGGTCCTGGACTCGCCGGTCCTCGACTGGCCCGCCGCCGTCCGCCGCCAGGCCACCCGCCGGGGCGTGCCCCCGGCCCTCGCCGAGCTGGGCGTACGGGCCGCCCAGGGCCGCTCCGGCGTGGACCTGGGGGAGTTCGCCCGGCTCGGCCGGGGCGAGGGGCTGGACGTTCCCACCCTGATCCTCCAGAGCCCCGACGACACCGTCGCCCCACTGCCCGTCGCCCGGCGCCTCGCCGACGCCCGCGAGGACCTGGTCACCCTGCACACCGTCCCCGGCGCCGAGCACGCCGCCCTCTGGAACGCCGACCCGCCGGGCTACGAGGAGGCCCTGCGCCGCTTTCTGACCCCCCTGGTCTGAGAGGACCGGCGCCGGGGGTGCGACCACACCTCCAAGGAGGCCGCCCATGGGCGTTCCGCTGCCGGACACCTTCCGCTACCGGCGCATCGAAGCGGACGGGGTCCGGATCAACTGCGCGGTCGGCGGCGACGGGCCGCCGGTCCTGCTGCTGCACGGCTACCCGCAGACCCATCTGACCTGGCACCTGGTCGCGCCGAGGCTGGCGGCGGACCACACCGTCGTCCTCACCGACCTGCGCGGCTACGGCGACAGCGACAAGCCCGCCCCGGGCCCGGCCGCCGAGCCCTACGCCAAGCGGGCCATGGCCCGGGACCAACTGCTGGTGATGCGGGCCCTGGGACATGAGCGGTTCGCCCTGGTGGGCCACGACCGGGGCGCCCGGGTGGGCCACCGGCTGGCGCTGGACGCGCCGGAGGCGGTCGGCGCGCTGGCCCTGCTCGACATCGTGCCGACCCGGTACGCCTTCGGGCACGTGGACCGGGCGCTGGCCACGGCGTACTTCCACTGGTTCTTCCTGGCACTCGGCAACGGGGTGCCCGAACGGCTGATCGGCGCCGATCCCGAGTTCTGGCTGCGCGCCCTGATGTCGGCGCAGCACCGGCCGGGCGCGGAGTCGGACCCTGCGGCCATGCGGGAGTACGTCCGCTGCTTCTCCACCCCGGAGGCGGTCGCGGCGTCCTGCGCCGACTACCGGGCCGCCGCCACGATCGACCTGGAGCACGACGCGGCGAGCGCCGCGCAGTCGGTGCAGTGCCCGACGCTGGTGCTCTGGGGCGCGCACGGCTTTGTCGGCCGTACCTACGACGTGCCGGCCGTCTGGCGGGGGTACGCGTCGGACCTGCGCGGGCAGGCCGTGGCAGCCGGGCACTTCCTACCGGAGGAGGCGCCTCGGGAGACCGCCGACGCGCTGCTCGGCTTCCTCCGGGAGAGCCGACGGGAGAGCCGAGGGTGAGCCGAGGGTGAGCGCGTTCCGGGCACGTTCCGGTCACGTTCCGGGCAGGCGGTGCGCCCGGATTCGTCCTCCTTGCCCGGTCCCCTCCGAGCCCGGGGAGGCAGCCCGTGCCGTGCGATGTGACAGAAGGCCGGTACACGGGGAAGACTGCACGGCGTGACGTCTCGGAACCCGCGCGACCGTGATGCCCAGCTCCCCTCAGCATGCCGACCCGAACGCCCCGCCCCCGATCCGGAGGCGGGCCCCAAGGCCGGCGACCGGAACACCGCCCGCTCCGGCCCGGGGGGCGACGGCCCTGCCGGTCCGGCCACGCCCGCCGCTACCGCCGGGCGGAGCACCGCCGCGCCCGGCCGCAGGGCCGGTGCCACCGTCACGCGGCTCCCGGGCGCCTCGACGCCCCGCCGCCGGACCGTCGGCGACGCACCCCAGCCCGGTCGGCAGGCCCCGCCGCGCCGCCCCGGGGGGCGTGGCCGCGCGCCCGCACCCGAGGGCTTCCCGGTGCCCGCCGAACTCGCCCCGCTCGCCCGCCGGATGCTGGCCGACGCCGTCCGCATCGCCCACTGGGCCGGTGAACTGGACCGCGTCGACAAGCGCGGCGAACTCCTGCCCGAGGACGCCCGCGCGGCGGGCCGCGCCCTGGCGATGACCGTCGGCGCCGCCGCCAAGGCATGGGGGCAGGCCCTGCTCACCGGCCTGGTGGAGCTGCGCGACGGCGGCGCCGGACCGGGCTGGCGGCTGCACGCCTGGGAGCACGACGACGAGGCCGTGGTCCGCGGCTGGTCCGCGCTCTTCGACGCCTGGACCCTGCTCGCCCCGGTACCGCCGGCCGCCCTGCGCGGAGTCTTCGCCGTCCTCGCCGGACAGGCCGTGGACCAGGCACCGCAACTGCTCTCCTTCCTCCACCTGGTGGACGGCCCGGTCCCCGACGGCGAGCTGATGGAACTGCTCCGCCGTGGCCTGGACGAGCGCCACCACGGCGGGGGCGTCGGGCCGACCGCGCTCTCCCCGGTGCCGCACGCCGCCTCCGCCGTCTCGGCGGTGCGCGGCAGCGAGCCCCGCGACGCGGACGCGCCGGAGGAGGAGAGCGCACCGCCAGCCCCCTCCGACGTGGCCGCCGTACTGGAGTGGATGCTCGACGGGCTGATCGCGGTCGGCGCGGTCGTCCGGGAGCCGCAGGGCGAGCCGGGCGTCGAGCCGTCCGTGCGGCTCTCCCCGCTCGGCCACTGGGCTGTACGGGCGAAGCTGGAGGAGATCTGCACGGTCGCGCAGACCGCCGCCGGCCACATCGAGCAGAGCGCCCTGGAACTGCTCACCGCCTGCGCCCGCTACTCGCCCGGCCCGGCCCGCGCCGAGTACCGGGCCTGGGTGGCGGCCCGACCCGTGGACCGCGCCGTCTCCGAACTGCTGGAGGCCGCCCGGGGCGACGACGCGCTGGTCCGCGGCCTCGCCTTCGAGGCGCTGCGGGTGGCCGGCGGCACGGCCGAGCAGGCGGTGCGGGCGGCTGCGGAGGAGCCTGTGCTGCGGCCGTATGCGCTGCTCTGGCTGGCCGAGCAGTCGGACGAGGAGGGTGTGGTCCCCGCCGACGTGCTCACCCGCGAGGACGCGGCCTGGCTCTGGGTGGACACCGGCGCCGCCGTGCTGGACCACGGGGACACGGTGCTGCTGGTCGGGCACGTGGAGGCCGCCGCCGTGGGCGACCCCAACCGCCTCTTCACCCGGGCCCGCCAGTCCGGCCACCCGCGCGCCGCCTCGGTGCTCACCGCCGTCGCCCAGACCCACCCCGACCCGGCAGTCGCCCGCGCGGCCCGCCGCAGCGCCTTCAGCGTCCACCACGGGGGGGCTTGACCCCTCCGGGGAGGGCGAGGGGGTCGGTGTTCACCACGGTGGGGGTTGACCCCTCCGGGGGTGGGGGTCGGCGGTTGGGGATGCCGATGCGTCTCGGCGCGGCCCGCCGCTGTGCCTTCGGCGTTCACCACGGGGGGCTTGACCCCTCCGGGGAGGGTGCGGGGGGTCGGGGCCAGGGGCCACCACGGCGGCTTGTCCCCGTCCCGGGAGGCTGAGAGGGGTCGGGGTCGGTGTCCACCACGGGGGGGCTTGACCCCTCCGGGGGTGGGGGCCGGCGGTTGAGGGTGCCGATGTGCCTGGGCGCTGCCTGCCGCTGTGTCTTCGGCGTTCACCATGGCGGGGCCTGACCCCTCCCGGGTGAGGGGGCGGCGGGCGGGGGCGGCCTGCTGCTGATCACCCTCTGGGGGGCTATCGCGGCGCCCACCTGCCGCGACACCATGGCGGGGACCGTGGAGCCGACGAAGGGACACCGGCCGCGATGGACGACGAGCAGTGGTCGCGGGACCGGACCGCCAGGGCCGAGGAGGCCCGGCTGGTCGCCGCGCGGCTGCACGCCGAGGGCGCCGCCGGAGTCCTGCTGACGTGGGTGGACAACGCGGGCCTCACCCGGGTCAAGGGAGTGCCGGTACGCAGGCTGGAGCACGCCGCCGCCTGGGGCGTCGGCATGTCGCCGATCTTCGACGTCTTCCTGGTCGACGACTCGATCACCGAGAGCCGCTTCATCGGCGGCCCCGGCGGCGACCTGCGGCTCTTCCCCGACCTCGACCGGGCGGTGCCGCTGGCCGCCCAGCCCGGCTGGGCGTGGGCGCCCGTGGACCGCTACACCCAGGACGGCACCCCGCACCCCGGCTGCCAGCGCCGCTTCGCCCGCCGGATGGTCGACCGGGCGCTGGCGCTCGGCCTGGAGTTCCGCTGCGCCTTCGAGGTGGAGTGGGTGGCCGCCCGCGCCGACGGGCCGCCCGAGGAGATCGCGTACCCGACCCGGGGCCCCGCCTATGGCATGGGGCGGGTGATCGACCTCTCCGACTGCCTGCGCGATCTGCTGCGGGCCCTGGATGAGCAGGGCATCGCCGTCCACCAGGTGCATCCCGAGTACGCGCCCGGCCAGTACGAGCTGTCGGTCGCGCCGGAGGACCCGGTGGCCGCCGCCGACACCTGCGTACTGGTGCGGCAGACCGTGCGGGCGGTCTCGGCCCGGCACGGCCTGCGGGTCTCCTTCGCCCCGGCCGTGGAGGCGGGCGGCGTCGGCAATGGCGGCCACCTGCATCTGAGCCTCTGGCGCGGCGGGTCCAACCTCTGCCACGGCGGCACCGGGCCGCATGGGCTGACCGGGG is part of the Peterkaempfera bronchialis genome and encodes:
- a CDS encoding NAD(P)/FAD-dependent oxidoreductase — protein: MVPSGPDALRNGGVSFWYSSIGLPEPRPALPGPTEADVCIVGGGFTGLWTAYYLKKADPGLRVVVLERRFCGYGASGRNGGWLYNGFAGRGAFARRYGREAAQAMQRAMNGAVQEVLRVAAAEGIDADVAEGGVLEVARTPAQLARLGAFVEEEHAFGETDRTLLTAAETADRIRVAGTLGATWSPHGAGIQPAKLVQGLARAVEALGVRIHEATPVTAIRPASATARAVAATPYGEVSADFVLRATEGFTAQLRGEKRTWLPMNSAMVVTEPLPDAFWAETGWVGREMLGDFAHAYMYAQRTADDRIALGGRGVPYRFGSGTDADGGTQQRTVRQLRDILVRFFPGAADARIEQAWAGVLGVPRDWCSTVELDRASGLGWAGGYVGSGVTTTNLAGRTLRDLVLGRETALTRLPWVGHTVRRWEVEPLRWLGVHSLYAAYHAADRQESTGRPTTSPLARIADLISGRH
- a CDS encoding alpha/beta hydrolase, giving the protein MRWGTVAAVAAATAVGAGAVAVLVGRAVSDRAVRPRMQAAAAGGLRVHSTAAGRVALTRAPQTSRRGTYALEWPGGHAVVGEVLETDAQTVVRRLERVDGTPPTPGARVSLTPRVLVGDPGSALGLDFDQTWVRGELGPMPAWYVPGIRDLWVVAVHGPGADRSQVLPILPLLYSFRLPVLAITYRNDEGAPRSPDGLGHFGETEWRDVEAAVRLALQDGARHVLLYGWSLGATMALQTAAHSSWRDAVGGLVLDSPVLDWPAAVRRQATRRGVPPALAELGVRAAQGRSGVDLGEFARLGRGEGLDVPTLILQSPDDTVAPLPVARRLADAREDLVTLHTVPGAEHAALWNADPPGYEEALRRFLTPLV
- a CDS encoding alpha/beta fold hydrolase; the encoded protein is MGVPLPDTFRYRRIEADGVRINCAVGGDGPPVLLLHGYPQTHLTWHLVAPRLAADHTVVLTDLRGYGDSDKPAPGPAAEPYAKRAMARDQLLVMRALGHERFALVGHDRGARVGHRLALDAPEAVGALALLDIVPTRYAFGHVDRALATAYFHWFFLALGNGVPERLIGADPEFWLRALMSAQHRPGAESDPAAMREYVRCFSTPEAVAASCADYRAAATIDLEHDAASAAQSVQCPTLVLWGAHGFVGRTYDVPAVWRGYASDLRGQAVAAGHFLPEEAPRETADALLGFLRESRRESRG
- a CDS encoding glutamine synthetase family protein — its product is MDDEQWSRDRTARAEEARLVAARLHAEGAAGVLLTWVDNAGLTRVKGVPVRRLEHAAAWGVGMSPIFDVFLVDDSITESRFIGGPGGDLRLFPDLDRAVPLAAQPGWAWAPVDRYTQDGTPHPGCQRRFARRMVDRALALGLEFRCAFEVEWVAARADGPPEEIAYPTRGPAYGMGRVIDLSDCLRDLLRALDEQGIAVHQVHPEYAPGQYELSVAPEDPVAAADTCVLVRQTVRAVSARHGLRVSFAPAVEAGGVGNGGHLHLSLWRGGSNLCHGGTGPHGLTGEAEAFLAGVLAELPALVAVGAPGPGSPLRLVPSHWAGAYRCWGRENREAALRLVTGSSGEEGSAANVEVKCFDGAANPYLAVGAVIAAGLAGLEAGRTLPPEAHGDPATWPPEQAARLGVERLPQSLPEAIGHFERSELLREAMGEVLHEAFRAVRQGEAELYADATPEEVAAATRWRY